The following are encoded together in the uncultured Sphaerochaeta sp. genome:
- a CDS encoding V-type ATP synthase subunit K (produces ATP from ADP in the presence of a proton gradient across the membrane; the K subunit is a nonenzymatic component which binds the dimeric form by interacting with the G and E subunits): protein MGNLEFIGLACALALSALGSGLGAGAAAQAAVGGWKKCYANGKPAPFIMVAFAGAPLTQTIYGFLLMNFIAAAIAAGASSTLALGVGVFGGAAIGLSAWMQGKTAACACDALAETGKGTANYFIVIGIVETVALFTLVFSLLALQ from the coding sequence ATGGGAAACTTGGAATTTATTGGATTGGCATGTGCATTGGCTCTCTCGGCTCTTGGGTCGGGTCTTGGCGCTGGCGCTGCTGCCCAGGCAGCAGTTGGTGGTTGGAAGAAGTGCTACGCGAACGGTAAACCTGCTCCGTTCATCATGGTTGCATTTGCCGGTGCTCCGCTTACCCAGACCATTTACGGGTTCCTCTTGATGAACTTCATTGCTGCAGCTATTGCCGCAGGTGCCTCATCAACCCTGGCATTGGGTGTTGGTGTGTTCGGTGGTGCCGCTATCGGGCTCTCTGCATGGATGCAGGGAAAGACTGCAGCTTGCGCATGTGATGCACTAGCTGAGACTGGAAAGGGTACTGCTAACTACTTCATCGTTATCGGTATTGTTGAGACAGTTGCTCTCTTCACTTTGGTCTTCAGTTTGCTTGCCTTGCAATAA
- a CDS encoding ArsR family transcriptional regulator, producing MIINPKTDMDVLKGLASPVRVSILNELRKGEKNVNELSSILNLPQSTVATNIMTLEKANLIEIDIRKATKGNQKVCRNIYDEYVINLGNKEESSDEVITVEMPVGLFIEYNVSAPCGMCTTEKIVGYLDTPESFLEPERIKAGLLWFEKGYVKYQFPNNSYNKKKAVKKLEIVVELSSEIPGTNPKWLSDITLSINEHEVGTWTSPGDFGDKRGTFTPEWWKLKGSQYGLLKTWTVTDEGSFVDGMKISDLKIKDLALNTHHSIKTCFAVKEDAENVGGINIFGHGFGNYSHDILLNLYF from the coding sequence ATGATTATCAATCCGAAAACGGATATGGATGTCTTGAAAGGCTTAGCCTCTCCTGTACGTGTAAGCATACTTAACGAGCTCCGAAAAGGCGAAAAAAATGTAAATGAACTCTCTAGCATTCTCAACCTTCCTCAATCCACGGTTGCCACAAATATCATGACCCTTGAGAAAGCCAATCTTATAGAAATTGATATTAGAAAGGCTACCAAGGGAAATCAGAAAGTATGTAGGAATATTTACGATGAATATGTCATCAATCTTGGTAACAAAGAGGAAAGCAGTGATGAAGTGATAACAGTTGAAATGCCAGTAGGATTATTCATTGAGTATAATGTTTCCGCCCCATGTGGTATGTGTACCACCGAGAAAATAGTTGGCTATCTTGATACTCCTGAGTCATTTCTTGAACCTGAGAGAATTAAAGCTGGACTGCTATGGTTTGAAAAAGGATATGTAAAATACCAGTTCCCAAACAATTCATACAACAAGAAGAAAGCAGTCAAAAAGCTTGAGATAGTGGTGGAACTTTCATCTGAGATTCCTGGCACCAATCCTAAATGGCTTAGCGATATCACCCTTTCTATTAATGAACACGAAGTGGGAACATGGACAAGTCCAGGAGACTTTGGGGATAAAAGAGGGACCTTTACTCCTGAATGGTGGAAGCTCAAAGGCTCTCAATATGGTTTGTTGAAAACATGGACAGTGACAGATGAAGGTTCTTTTGTGGATGGAATGAAGATTTCTGATCTAAAAATTAAAGATCTAGCACTCAATACCCACCATTCAATAAAAACATGTTTTGCTGTAAAGGAAGATGCGGAGAATGTAGGTGGGATTAACATATTTGGACATGGCTTTGGCAATTATAGCCATGACATTCTCTTGAATCTCTATTTTTAA
- a CDS encoding sugar ABC transporter substrate-binding protein yields MKRLLLFLVLITCMVGMVFAAGGKEEASSATEGTEISFWTFQDLHMSFYEKMAKLWNEENPDRKINFKGEVLPYEDMHTKLLVSLQAGTGAPDLVDIEIAKYPNFLKGNIQLEPLNDVIDPVRDNFVTARLDIYSKDGKNYGLPFHVGASVIYYNMEILNAAGVDPYDIKTWDDYKEAGKIVKQKTGKPMATVEVTEQWSFWPLIAQQGSDFLDAEGNVILDNATNVKTLQYLKDLLNSGVADAAPGGFHHAEEYYGYMNDGGAASVWMPMWYMNRFTDYMPDLAGKILILPMPRWTADGMRSAGMGGTGTSVTSQARDMQLTKDFLMFAKGSEEGNLIIWEDLGFDPPRWDVWDNPRMNAANKFTEYYQNDDIFGMLLDIKDEINSVNIKEKLPAVIDRLKSSVMIQALQQQSKSPAAALKEAADLAR; encoded by the coding sequence ATGAAAAGACTTTTATTGTTCTTGGTACTGATCACCTGTATGGTCGGTATGGTATTTGCAGCAGGAGGGAAGGAGGAAGCTTCCTCAGCAACAGAAGGTACTGAAATTTCCTTCTGGACATTCCAGGATCTCCACATGAGTTTTTATGAAAAGATGGCAAAACTGTGGAATGAAGAGAATCCTGATAGAAAGATAAACTTCAAAGGAGAGGTTCTTCCCTATGAGGATATGCATACTAAGCTTTTGGTATCTTTACAGGCAGGAACTGGTGCTCCAGACCTTGTTGATATTGAAATTGCAAAATATCCAAATTTCCTCAAGGGAAACATCCAGTTGGAACCACTGAATGATGTCATTGATCCAGTACGTGATAATTTTGTAACAGCCCGCTTAGATATCTATAGCAAAGATGGCAAGAATTATGGTCTTCCATTTCATGTTGGTGCTTCAGTCATCTATTACAACATGGAGATTTTAAATGCTGCAGGCGTTGATCCTTATGATATCAAGACTTGGGATGACTACAAGGAAGCTGGCAAGATTGTTAAGCAAAAAACGGGCAAACCCATGGCTACTGTTGAGGTCACCGAACAATGGTCATTCTGGCCTTTAATTGCTCAGCAAGGTTCCGATTTCCTTGATGCAGAAGGTAATGTCATTCTTGACAATGCTACCAACGTAAAAACTCTTCAGTATTTGAAGGACCTCTTGAACAGCGGCGTTGCTGATGCTGCTCCTGGTGGGTTCCATCATGCAGAAGAGTATTATGGTTACATGAATGATGGCGGTGCTGCTTCTGTTTGGATGCCGATGTGGTACATGAACAGATTCACCGATTACATGCCAGACTTGGCTGGAAAAATTCTGATTCTTCCCATGCCAAGATGGACTGCTGATGGCATGCGCTCAGCTGGTATGGGTGGAACTGGTACCTCTGTAACCAGTCAGGCAAGAGATATGCAACTGACCAAGGATTTCCTGATGTTTGCAAAGGGATCTGAGGAAGGCAACTTGATCATTTGGGAAGATCTTGGATTCGATCCTCCTCGTTGGGATGTTTGGGACAATCCACGAATGAATGCAGCTAATAAGTTCACTGAATATTATCAGAATGATGATATCTTCGGCATGCTGCTGGATATTAAAGACGAGATCAATAGTGTTAATATCAAGGAAAAACTTCCTGCAGTCATCGACAGATTGAAATCATCTGTTATGATTCAAGCATTGCAACAGCAGTCCAAGAGTCCAGCAGCAGCTTTGAAAGAAGCAGCAGATTTGGCAAGATAA
- a CDS encoding sugar ABC transporter permease — MKRNQTLGSQKVAPYVFILPFIASFLIFYLYPIISTFIMGFQQVYPGQVEFIGLENYRKLDNPEFKVALKNSFRYTIYTLALLIPFPLLLSVWLNSGNRTINTVYRSILYVPSLVSIVVAGTIMRLLFASSDKSIVNTLAIALGAEPRQWLLGGPHQAMILLLLLALWRWVGVNIIYFLSGLQAIPDELYEAADIDGASPSQKLWRITIPLLKSTTIFVTTISIFGGFAMFEESYILWAGKPSPNNVGLTIVGHLYNKGFQEGEMGMASAIGIVLLIIVFTLSISFLKMFGFFETEGRR, encoded by the coding sequence ATGAAGCGCAATCAAACCTTGGGTTCACAAAAGGTAGCACCCTATGTCTTCATTCTCCCTTTTATTGCCTCATTCCTTATTTTCTACCTGTATCCAATTATCAGCACCTTTATAATGGGATTCCAACAGGTATACCCAGGACAAGTTGAGTTTATCGGTCTGGAGAATTATCGAAAACTTGACAATCCTGAATTCAAGGTTGCTTTAAAGAATAGTTTTCGCTATACCATCTATACACTGGCTTTGTTAATTCCTTTTCCCCTTCTTTTGTCTGTCTGGTTGAATAGTGGAAATAGAACAATTAATACAGTATATCGTTCAATATTGTATGTGCCCAGTTTAGTATCCATTGTTGTTGCGGGGACAATAATGCGATTATTATTTGCTTCCAGTGATAAAAGTATTGTAAATACGCTAGCCATTGCATTGGGGGCTGAACCAAGACAGTGGTTGCTCGGTGGACCTCATCAAGCAATGATTCTTTTATTATTACTTGCTTTATGGCGTTGGGTAGGAGTAAATATTATTTACTTTCTCTCAGGATTGCAGGCAATCCCTGATGAACTCTATGAGGCTGCAGATATTGATGGAGCATCCCCATCTCAAAAGCTCTGGAGAATTACCATACCATTACTCAAAAGCACGACTATCTTTGTCACCACTATCTCCATTTTTGGTGGTTTTGCAATGTTTGAAGAGAGTTATATTCTCTGGGCAGGTAAACCATCTCCCAATAATGTAGGACTGACTATTGTTGGGCATCTCTACAATAAAGGATTCCAGGAAGGTGAGATGGGAATGGCAAGTGCTATCGGTATTGTTTTGTTAATCATTGTATTTACCTTGAGCATCTCCTTCTTGAAGATGTTTGGTTTCTTTGAAACTGAGGGGAGGCGATGA
- a CDS encoding carbohydrate ABC transporter permease, whose protein sequence is MLLQTSLALFLSSFVAYGLSLYRFKGRKIVTTLVIFLMLVPIQILILPLYKLMISISLIDTFWGVFLPMIVSPFAIFFFRQYIDGVPRDLIDAGRVDGLNEYAIYFRIVIPIMPPAFSAMAIFMSMQSWNNFLWPLIVLRTGEKFTLPIGLNTLLTPYRSSYDLLIVGALAATLPIIIIFIFFQRYFIAGLTSGGVKG, encoded by the coding sequence ATGTTATTGCAGACTTCTCTAGCACTGTTCCTAAGTTCCTTTGTTGCATATGGACTCTCTCTGTACCGTTTCAAGGGCAGGAAGATAGTAACAACCTTGGTGATATTTCTCATGCTTGTGCCAATTCAGATACTCATTCTTCCCTTGTACAAGCTGATGATTTCCATATCTTTGATAGATACTTTCTGGGGGGTTTTTCTTCCCATGATTGTCTCTCCTTTTGCAATATTCTTCTTCAGGCAATATATTGATGGTGTGCCTCGGGACCTAATAGATGCAGGACGTGTAGATGGTCTGAATGAATATGCGATCTACTTTAGAATTGTTATTCCCATCATGCCACCAGCTTTCTCTGCTATGGCGATTTTCATGTCCATGCAGAGCTGGAACAACTTTCTCTGGCCATTGATCGTACTCCGTACTGGAGAAAAGTTCACCTTACCTATTGGGTTGAATACGTTGCTTACCCCCTATAGAAGTTCGTATGATCTTCTAATTGTAGGGGCTCTGGCAGCAACACTACCAATTATCATCATATTCATATTTTTCCAACGTTATTTTATCGCTGGACTTACCAGCGGTGGGGTAAAAGGTTGA
- a CDS encoding alpha-N-arabinofuranosidase, producing the protein MKCTVHASKHCVIGTADKRLFSSFVEQLGRCVYGGIYEKGHPLADKAGMRTDVMKLVKDLDIPMIRFPGGNYVSNHRWEDSVGPVEERPVRLDLAWKALDPNTFGIKEFMEWCQKVGTEPMMALNLGTRGIDEAKDLVEYCNHPGGTALSELRKSHGSEEPYDIKMWCLGNEMDGPWQVGHKTAEEYGRLASEVGKALKLYDPSLELVACGSSNSDMPTFPAWEETVLEHTWDIADYLSLHMYFRNDENDAETFLASSKKMDEFIETVVHVCDYVQAKKRSSKTMYLSFDEWNVWFHSNEQDKAEPDWKVGKHLLEDIYTFEDALVVGCLLNSLLKHCDRVKVACLAQLVNVIAPIMTEDGGPSWAQTIYWPFYYASKYGRGEVLDIRLDVPSYENNRYGVVPYADAVLVYHEEEQELDLFVVNRNLNEELTLNLDTVGFGQQLNLIEHIVLHHSDLKASNSKDNPDKIIPVLNKGEKDQYIAPKQSWNLLRFSLS; encoded by the coding sequence GTGAAATGTACAGTACATGCTTCTAAACATTGTGTAATCGGAACAGCAGACAAGCGGTTATTCAGTTCGTTTGTAGAACAACTTGGGCGATGTGTATATGGTGGTATTTACGAAAAAGGCCACCCACTCGCAGATAAAGCTGGTATGCGTACCGATGTCATGAAGCTCGTGAAAGATCTCGATATCCCCATGATTAGATTCCCTGGTGGCAACTATGTTTCCAACCATCGTTGGGAAGACTCTGTTGGTCCTGTAGAAGAAAGACCGGTGCGGCTTGACCTTGCCTGGAAAGCATTGGACCCCAACACGTTTGGCATTAAGGAGTTTATGGAGTGGTGTCAGAAAGTTGGCACAGAACCGATGATGGCACTCAACTTGGGAACCCGCGGTATTGATGAGGCAAAAGACCTGGTGGAGTACTGCAATCATCCGGGAGGGACAGCATTAAGTGAACTAAGAAAGAGCCATGGTTCAGAAGAGCCTTATGATATCAAGATGTGGTGCCTTGGCAATGAGATGGATGGACCATGGCAAGTTGGCCACAAGACAGCCGAGGAATACGGGCGTCTCGCATCAGAGGTAGGGAAGGCTTTAAAACTGTATGACCCTAGCCTTGAATTGGTGGCTTGTGGTTCCAGTAATAGTGATATGCCTACTTTCCCCGCATGGGAAGAGACAGTACTTGAGCATACATGGGATATTGCTGACTACCTATCATTGCACATGTACTTCAGAAATGATGAGAATGATGCAGAGACCTTCCTTGCTTCAAGCAAGAAAATGGATGAATTCATAGAAACAGTCGTACATGTATGTGATTATGTGCAAGCAAAAAAACGTTCTTCAAAAACCATGTATCTCTCGTTTGATGAATGGAATGTTTGGTTTCATTCCAACGAGCAGGACAAAGCAGAACCTGACTGGAAAGTGGGGAAACATCTACTGGAAGATATATATACCTTTGAGGATGCTTTGGTGGTTGGTTGTCTACTCAACAGTTTGCTTAAGCACTGTGATCGGGTAAAAGTCGCCTGTCTTGCCCAGTTGGTGAATGTCATTGCGCCAATCATGACCGAAGATGGAGGCCCGAGTTGGGCGCAAACCATCTACTGGCCGTTCTATTATGCATCTAAGTATGGAAGGGGAGAGGTGCTGGATATTCGTTTGGATGTTCCCTCCTATGAAAACAATCGCTATGGCGTGGTCCCATATGCAGATGCAGTGCTTGTGTATCATGAAGAGGAACAGGAACTTGACCTATTCGTGGTAAATAGGAATCTGAATGAAGAACTCACTTTGAACCTTGATACGGTAGGGTTTGGCCAACAACTAAATCTTATCGAGCACATTGTTCTGCACCATTCAGACTTGAAAGCTAGCAACAGCAAGGATAACCCAGATAAAATTATACCTGTTCTAAATAAGGGGGAAAAGGACCAATATATTGCACCTAAGCAATCATGGAACTTGCTAAGGTTTTCGCTCTCATAA
- a CDS encoding methylated-DNA--[protein]-cysteine S-methyltransferase yields MSDLFSTTYESPLGILTLTSNKDVLLGVSFISELREEQESNPVLEMTIQQLDAYFKGENKQFTVPLELHGTAFQMSVWKALSLVPYGTVVSYQDIAIAIGNPKAVRAVGMANNKNPISIIIPCHRVIGKQGSLTGYAGGLDKKQWLLSHECANQNNKTYTNNAIGEIHDSHVH; encoded by the coding sequence ATGAGCGACCTATTTTCAACCACCTATGAAAGCCCCCTCGGCATCCTAACACTCACAAGTAACAAGGATGTATTGCTGGGGGTTTCTTTCATTTCAGAATTAAGAGAAGAACAAGAAAGTAATCCTGTCTTGGAGATGACGATACAACAATTGGATGCATACTTCAAAGGGGAAAATAAACAATTCACGGTTCCCCTTGAACTGCATGGTACTGCTTTCCAGATGTCTGTCTGGAAAGCACTCTCACTGGTACCCTATGGTACTGTAGTCAGTTACCAGGATATTGCTATTGCCATCGGCAATCCTAAGGCTGTACGTGCTGTGGGGATGGCAAACAACAAGAACCCCATCAGCATTATCATTCCCTGCCACCGGGTTATCGGAAAGCAGGGATCTCTTACAGGGTATGCAGGTGGACTGGATAAGAAGCAGTGGCTTCTTTCCCATGAATGCGCAAACCAGAACAACAAAACCTACACGAACAATGCAATTGGTGAAATTCACGATAGTCATGTTCACTAG
- a CDS encoding nitroreductase family protein: MENTIINSMKKRRTIYNLGKVLPVMKSTLEDAVRGVIKYAPSAFNSQTSRAVILYDEKHDWLWDLILSKLVTMIENPEQKKQTEEKIAGFKAASGTVLFFEEMATIRSLQEQMPLYSENFALWSHHGTGMAQFSVWTVLAELGVGASLQHYGNLIEEEVLAHFNLPSSWSLIAQMPFGSIEQNPGDKDFLPSEERVRVIA; encoded by the coding sequence ATGGAAAACACCATTATTAATAGCATGAAAAAAAGACGCACAATCTATAATTTAGGAAAAGTACTTCCCGTGATGAAATCTACACTGGAGGATGCTGTTCGTGGAGTAATCAAATATGCTCCATCTGCATTCAACTCACAAACAAGTAGAGCGGTCATTCTGTACGATGAAAAGCATGATTGGCTTTGGGATCTAATCCTCTCCAAGCTTGTTACGATGATAGAAAACCCGGAGCAGAAAAAGCAAACTGAAGAGAAAATTGCTGGATTCAAGGCAGCTTCTGGAACCGTTCTGTTCTTCGAAGAGATGGCTACCATCCGTAGCCTTCAGGAACAGATGCCACTCTATAGCGAAAATTTTGCGCTTTGGAGTCACCATGGAACCGGTATGGCACAGTTCTCTGTCTGGACGGTTCTCGCTGAGCTTGGAGTTGGGGCTAGTTTGCAGCACTATGGGAATCTCATTGAGGAAGAAGTACTTGCACATTTCAATCTTCCCTCTTCCTGGTCACTGATCGCTCAAATGCCTTTCGGTTCCATTGAACAGAATCCAGGTGACAAGGATTTCCTTCCTAGCGAGGAACGGGTACGGGTTATCGCATAA
- a CDS encoding YhcH/YjgK/YiaL family protein, whose product MIHDTIDQLTFYASAIPHLQQVALLDTASTSIEGLQVLFAQYTTAPFGGTFMVHPSKVCVVLTLQGSELLVTTYRRKDQEGPKDENGFISIPDSQVTDVIRLDEGTFTVFMPGEPFSYGVQDEKGPARVKHLLIVLEES is encoded by the coding sequence ATGATACACGATACGATTGACCAACTCACGTTCTATGCGTCGGCAATACCACATCTGCAACAAGTGGCACTGCTCGATACAGCAAGTACTTCAATCGAAGGGTTGCAAGTACTGTTCGCTCAGTATACTACCGCCCCTTTTGGAGGTACATTCATGGTACATCCATCGAAGGTGTGTGTTGTTCTCACCTTACAGGGTAGTGAGTTGCTCGTTACTACATACAGAAGAAAAGATCAGGAAGGGCCGAAAGATGAGAATGGATTCATATCCATCCCAGACAGTCAGGTTACCGATGTTATTCGTTTGGACGAAGGAACTTTTACTGTTTTTATGCCTGGAGAGCCATTCTCTTATGGAGTCCAGGATGAAAAAGGTCCAGCAAGAGTAAAACATCTGCTAATTGTTCTGGAAGAGAGCTGA
- the ispG gene encoding flavodoxin-dependent (E)-4-hydroxy-3-methylbut-2-enyl-diphosphate synthase produces the protein MTRDLQVHIGNSLIGRGLPVLVQTMYDSAIPHATEALEELIRRIGKLNAMGCDIIRFSYPSSEDHDAFSYLCNKSPIPVVADIHFDYKLALDALSCGAHKIRINPGNIGAKWKVEEVVKSAKDQGKAIRIGLNSGSLPSGNDPTEVLMTNTALEYLSWFEQWGFTNTVVSLKASDTDLTMKANRLFASQSPYPLHLGVTEAGSVISAVTRSTWALGLLLSEGIGNTLRISITGDIESEVQAGVELLRTLGMRKKGIRIVSCPRCGRHSFDSQGFLASVEQELLTIDKDLTVAIMGCQVNGPGEAKAADLAITGLGNSIFLYEKGKLVKKVTQLEAKAALLEAIEHA, from the coding sequence ATGACAAGAGATCTACAGGTACATATTGGCAATAGTCTTATTGGACGTGGGCTACCAGTTCTTGTACAAACGATGTATGACAGTGCAATCCCCCATGCAACAGAAGCATTGGAGGAGTTGATTCGCAGAATCGGTAAACTTAATGCAATGGGATGCGATATCATTCGCTTCTCATATCCTTCTTCTGAGGATCATGATGCGTTCAGCTATCTCTGTAATAAGAGTCCAATTCCCGTTGTTGCCGATATACATTTTGACTACAAACTTGCATTGGATGCACTCTCATGCGGTGCACACAAAATTAGGATCAATCCAGGAAATATCGGCGCAAAATGGAAAGTTGAAGAGGTGGTAAAGAGCGCAAAGGATCAAGGTAAGGCTATTCGGATAGGACTGAACAGTGGATCCTTGCCATCTGGAAATGATCCTACGGAAGTACTCATGACCAATACTGCTCTTGAATATCTATCTTGGTTCGAACAATGGGGGTTTACCAACACAGTTGTCTCATTGAAGGCAAGTGACACAGATCTTACCATGAAAGCAAATCGGCTGTTTGCTTCCCAGAGTCCCTACCCACTGCATCTTGGAGTTACGGAAGCCGGATCGGTAATATCGGCAGTTACTCGTTCTACATGGGCATTGGGGCTACTTCTTAGTGAAGGAATCGGCAATACCCTACGTATCAGTATTACAGGCGATATTGAGAGTGAAGTACAGGCAGGTGTAGAGCTGTTGAGAACCTTGGGGATGAGAAAGAAAGGTATAAGGATTGTAAGCTGCCCTCGTTGTGGCAGACATAGTTTCGATTCCCAGGGATTCCTGGCATCCGTAGAACAAGAACTCCTCACTATCGATAAGGATCTGACCGTAGCCATCATGGGTTGCCAGGTCAATGGCCCGGGTGAAGCAAAAGCGGCTGATTTAGCAATAACCGGACTTGGCAATAGTATATTTCTCTATGAAAAAGGGAAATTGGTAAAAAAAGTAACGCAGCTGGAAGCAAAGGCTGCATTGTTGGAAGCAATTGAACATGCATAA